The Planctomycetota bacterium genome has a segment encoding these proteins:
- a CDS encoding TIM barrel protein — MGRPAQDGRTDPRRPERAQIMTIHITRRHMLAASASMLAVSPAFRAFAADKHVYRIGACDWSIGKRQDIAAVALAEQLGLDGVQVSFDDEGARYDLRKPEVRAEYAAACAAHHVAISSLAMGVLNRIPYATSDDAERWVGECIDVMAAMGQTVVLLAFFGAGDINGKRDLQDRVIDRLKRIAPKAEKASVVLGIESWMNAEDHLRVLDAVNSPAVKVYYDVANMQKMGYDLYAQIAQLGAARICQFHCKENTSLLGQGKVDFPRLRDVIEKIDYRGWLIIESAIPPGSNVADAYPQNQKYLRTLFNG; from the coding sequence ATGGGACGACCTGCTCAAGATGGACGAACCGATCCTCGCCGACCTGAGCGGGCTCAAATCATGACGATCCACATCACACGTCGCCACATGCTCGCCGCCTCCGCGTCGATGCTGGCCGTTTCTCCGGCTTTTCGAGCATTCGCAGCCGACAAGCACGTCTACCGGATCGGCGCCTGCGACTGGTCGATCGGCAAGCGGCAGGACATCGCCGCCGTCGCTCTCGCCGAGCAACTCGGCCTCGATGGCGTACAGGTGAGTTTCGATGACGAAGGCGCCCGCTACGACCTGCGCAAGCCGGAGGTCCGGGCCGAGTACGCCGCGGCGTGTGCGGCCCATCATGTGGCGATCAGCTCGCTGGCGATGGGCGTGCTCAATCGCATTCCGTATGCGACGAGCGACGACGCGGAGCGCTGGGTCGGCGAATGCATCGACGTCATGGCGGCGATGGGCCAGACCGTCGTCCTGCTGGCGTTCTTCGGGGCCGGCGACATCAACGGCAAGCGCGACTTGCAGGACCGCGTCATCGATCGCCTCAAGCGGATCGCCCCCAAGGCCGAGAAGGCGAGCGTCGTGCTCGGCATCGAATCGTGGATGAACGCGGAGGATCACCTGCGGGTGCTCGACGCGGTGAACTCGCCGGCGGTGAAGGTGTATTACGATGTGGCGAACATGCAAAAGATGGGCTACGACCTCTACGCCCAGATCGCCCAGCTCGGGGCCGCCCGCATCTGTCAGTTCCACTGCAAGGAAAACACCTCCCTGCTCGGCCAGGGCAAAGTCGATTTCCCCCGACTGCGCGACGTCATCGAAAAGATCGACTACCGCGGCTGGCTCATCATCGAGTCCGCCATCCCCCCCGGAAGTAACGTCGCCGACGCCTACCCCCAAAATCAAAAATACCTCCGCACCCTCTTCAACGGCTGA